A genomic window from Aethina tumida isolate Nest 87 chromosome 4, icAetTumi1.1, whole genome shotgun sequence includes:
- the LOC109605736 gene encoding uncharacterized protein LOC109605736, producing the protein MTPIAEDSDYQLTNKNHLLLQNIRCAFASKDKPSKHLQDTIPLPPSKLYHIKIEPTQISLGQISYYSCVSTSFTVTNNNDFPINIHMKSSKSAILVPDGQVIKANSTKEIKFNVMGNQLGNLAATLAVLINFSHIFEIICRAEVTLPVLSCNEIDITINPEEPCHIFTVSNPVLTAIEYRWLMSDSKNFEVYPDSGFVPPKTNMYFLLKYRHKVNPMLNAQMTLRTFCNEETLIIKVEEKKLEYAFDVDVVNYGSMTINKLITKEIYLKNMSDSMLSFQIQNHTEAREIQMNPVSGIIKPMSIQPFQITAKFRDVIDFSKTFNMSFDQRSNCKITVNGSCKYPVIKLKPTTIHFPKIAPQAISQFEFSVTNISDVFTNVKFLMDELPEFSVKDFNGNILKDIRLNPKEKRSLYLQFMPEEAVAYGVYLPIKINNIIGPPRLNVAESLIPKNYLSTVTLFDTKPAEVPIKLPTITITCACGGEMLRFSRLNVNFNYNLGKIYEEIKIKNLSDQKIRLLLDTSTLEEPFQLEVIGCKVTDFGQSHLIRFQPGDVAFYHLKFNPVGYGDYTLKLPIYLKEYYENCIFNYITVTGVYDEPKIIFLKRALYFEVTLPGLVEEQVVSIKLENHRPGCKISVTCDVEFIKISINKSEDSALISLEFAPKTVCQIDGISTYTCTCGGASQLILRAVTGKSITIAYVPIGIRDSVNSYTRKSYLEPFVVESITSWDSFLKYPYFPLIESSRYYYEKFSVLGAVEYWLYSQGFLFKEYYKIPLTISRYFEFQAKDKEKIKDKKEKRPNRLPVQQLLINLCGYEILKYVEYSFDQDYPSNIKDTVYSYNVYKKVLALLREYGMKTVHIYAELLLSYDQYLVFKEFISDPDSDVGRRHITLEKLYFYSLSTQIWLDLILHIYKIFVVSKVSQTINSKKVRFHLDEQFYEYHDSLINEITAYDKEEDSLLLWLEFIYNNNKHLIDKNLDVREVRNFTAHLQDGIIFAVLIAAYCPYMINEVSKIIHIAPSLETCIHNACVVTSAFRTLKFSLSYDPLYIVYPNIMEMLMLVTYLFDVLPSMYPTETVEMTCALAESSERDVNLKNTSDFPICYVGVLLPQSTLFSVEPQVVVVPPNSKRRIKIVYNAQKIFEANATLLLSGETKKFKYAKSMVFTLHGVPTYKSGKSVRIGVPLYKSVTKKLTIVSPYKSYECDIYACINFPPESRSDFITWQEWNNLNIPRQVYSKATTMSFNYEGVGYLYLDICYIVPGIKNFFIFFLHPNGDFCLKVDIKVSKRIVAEQLTIEIPERFVNKCVCKKGVTNPRCPKALVVNIPCKNRALWDALLLLLKTSRPTEEHFWRKYLRVPVGIFILKVMMGTWRFWEREEFDDLFDNTVEYRVNIGKQVVAQPSIVIPDTTLEDEFVPLVIHMRSDNPPTKETLTLNAKHGRENRDYSLLFLGTTFVNEV; encoded by the exons ATGACTCCAATTGCAGAAGATTCAGATTATCAATTAACCAACAAAAACCATTTACTTCTACAAAATATTAGATGTGCCTTTGCCAGTAAAGACAAACCAAGTAAACATCTACAAGATACCATACCGTTACCTCCATCCAAACTGTACCACATCAAAATTGAGCCAACACAAATATCTTTAGGACAG atCTCATATTACAGCTGCGTGTCTACCTCCTTCACTGTAACCAACAACAACGACTTCCCCATCAACATCCACATGAAGTCTTCCAAATCTGCCATACTTGTACCGGACGGTCAAGTGATCAAAGCCAATTCAaccaaagaaataaaattcaacgTGATGGGTAACCAGCTTGGGAATCTAGCAGCAACCCTGGCAGTACTGATCAACTTCTCTCAcatattcgaaataatttGCAGAGCTGAGGTGACACTTCCGGTTTTGTCCTGTAACGAAATAGACATAACGATCAATCCGGAAGAACCTTGTCACATTTTTACGGTGTCCAATCCCGTTTTGACTGCCATCGAATACAGATGGTTGATGTCAGACAGTAAGAACTTCGAGGTCTATCCAGATTCGGGGTTCGTGCCGCCAAAAACCAACATGTACTTCCTCCTTAAATACAGACACAAGGTCAACCCGATGTTGAACGCCCAGATGACTTTGCGCACCTTTTGTAACGAAGAGACCCTCATCATTAAGGTTGAGGAAAAGAAACTGGAGTATGCCTTTGATGTGGACGTCGTCAACTACGGAAGTATGACCATTAATAAGCTGATAACGAaagaaatatatctaaaaaacaTGTCCGATTCGATGTTGTCGTTTCAAATACAGAATCACACGGAAGCTCGTGAAATACAAATGAATCCTGTCTCTGGAATTATAAAGCCCATGTCCATTCAGCCGTTCCAAATTACCGCCAAATTTAGGGACGTAATTgacttttcaaaaacttttaacatgTCTTTTGATCAGAGGTCCAACTGTAAGATAACCGTTAACG GTTCATGCAAGTACCCAGTGATCAAACTGAAACCAACGACCATTCATTTCCCCAAAATCGCACCTCAAGCAATATCACAGTTTGAGTTCTCAGTTACGAACATCTCAGATGTGTTTACTAACGTGAAATTCCTCATGGACGAATTACCGGAGTTTTCTGTAAAAGATTTCAACGGCAACATCCTGAAGGACATACGCCTGAATCCCAAAGAGAAGCGTAGCCTTTACTTGCAATTTATGCCTGAGGAAGCTGTTGCCTATGGTGTGTACTTGCCTATTAAGATCAATAACATCATTGGACCTCCAAG GTTGAATGTAGCTGAAAGTCTGATTCCCAAAAATTACTTATCAACAGTTACCCTTTTTGACACAAAGCCTGCTGAGGTTCCTATTAAGCTGCCAACAATAACCATAACATGTGCTTGTGGAGGAGAAATGCTCAGGTTTTCCCGGTTGAATGTAAACTTCAATTACAACCTGGGAAAGAtttatgaagaaattaaaataaaaaatctgagCGACCAAAAAATCAGGTTGTTACTGGACACTTCCACTTTGGAAGAGCCGTTCCAACTAGAAGTTATTGGCTGCAAGGTCACCGATTTCGGCCAATCGCACCTCATCAGGTTCCAACCTGGTGATGTAGCTTTTTACCACCTCAAATTCAATCCGGTGGGATACGGTGATTACACCTTGAAGCTTCCCATTTATTTGAAGGAGTACTACGAAAACTGCATATTCAATTACATAACCGTCACCGGAGTGTACGACGAACCAAAAATCATTTTCTTGAAGAGGGCCCTGTACTTCGAGGTGACGCTGCCCGGCCTCGTAGAAGAGCAAGTCGTCTCCATCAAATTGGAGAATCACCGACCAGGATGCAAAATATCGGTGACGTGTGATGTAGAGTTCATAAAAATCTCCATAAACAAAAGCGAAGATTCCGCCCTAATTTCTCTAGAGTTTGCCCCAAAAACCGTCTGTCAAATTGACGGAATCTCGACTTACACCTGCACGTGCGGTGGTGCGTCCCAGCTGATACTCAGGGCAGTGACGGGAAAAAGCATAACAATCGCCTACGTACCAATCGGTATCAGGGACTCGGTGAACTCCTACACAAGGAAATCGTACTTGGAACCGTTCGTGGTGGAGTCCATAACGTCTTGGGACAGTTTTTTGAAATACCCGTACTTCCCCTTGATCGAGTCGTCGAGGTACTACTACGAAAAGTTCAGCGTACTCGGTGCGGTTGAATATTGGTTGTACAGTCaaggatttttattcaaagaGTATTATAAAATCCCGTTAACAATCTCGAGGTATTTTGAGTTTCAGGCAAAAGACAAGGAGAAAATCAAAGACAAAAAGGAGAAGCGGCCAAATCGACTGCCTGTGCAACAGTTGCTGATCAATTTGTGCGGCtacgaaattttgaaatacgtTGAATACAG TTTCGACCAAGATTATCCGAGTAACATTAAAGACACAGTTTATAGCTACAACGTTTACAAGAAAGTTCTGGCACTTTTAAGAGAGTATGGCATGAAGACAGTGCATATATATGCAGAGTTGTTGTTGTCGTACGACCAGTATCTTGTCTTCAAAGAGTTCATATCCGACCCTGACTCTGATGTTGGTCGAAGACACATCACGTtggagaaattatatttttattctctaaGCACCCAGATTTGGTTGGACCTGATCTTGCACATATACAAGATCTTCGTCGTGTCCAAAGTTTCACAAACGATCAACAGTAAGAAGGTTAGGTTCCATCTCGACGAACAGTTTTATGAGTACCACGACAGcctaattaatgaaataactgcCTATGATAAAGAAGAAGATAGTCTTCTACTCTGGCTGGAATTCAtctacaacaacaacaaacacttGATCGACAAAAACTTAGATGTCAGGGAGGTGAGAAATTTTACAGCACACCTTCAAGACGGCATCATATTTGCGGTACTGATTGCCGCGTACTGCCCATACATGATAAACGAAGTCtcgaaaataattcatatcgCACCCAGCTTGGAGACATGCATTCACAACGCATGCGTGGTCACATCGGCCTTCAGAACCTTGAAGTTCTCCTTAAGCTACGACCCTCTCTACATCGTGTACCCGAACATCATGGAAATGCTAATGCTGGTGACTTACCTGTTCGACGTGTTACCCTCGATGTATCCTACGGAAACAGTCGAGATGACGTGCGCCCTTGCGGAGTCGTCCGAAAGGGATGTCAACTTGAAGAACACCAGCGACTTCCCGATATGTTACGTCGGAGTGCTGTTGCCCCAGTCGACATTGTTCAGTGTGGAGCCGCAAGTTGTGGTCGTACCTCCGAACAGCAAACGTCGCATTAAAATAGTGTATAACGCCCAAAAAATATTCGAGGCCAACGCGACGCTGTTGCTGTCGGGCGAAACTAAGAAGTTCAAGTACGCCAAGAGCATGGTCTTCACCCTGCACGGAGTACCCACGTACAAATCCGGCAAGTCCGTGCGAATAGGCGTGCCGCTGTACAAGTCGGTGACCAAAAAACTGACCATCGTATCCCCGTATAAAAGCTACGAGTGCGACATCTACGCGTGCATCAACTTCCCCCCGGAGTCCAGGAGCGACTTCATCACTTGGCAGGAATGGAACAACTTGAACATACCGAGGCAAGTCTACAGCAAGGCCACCACCATGAGCTTCAACTACGAGGGCGTCGGCTATTTGTATCTGGACATCTGTTACATCGTGCCGGGCATTAAGAACTTCTTCATATTCTTCCTTCACCCGAACGGCGATTTCTGTTTGAAGGTCGACATTAAGGTTAGCAAGAGGATCGTTGCGGAGCAACTTACCATTGAAATACCGGAGAGATTTGTCAACAAGTGCGTGTGCAAGAAGGGCGTCACCAATCCCAGGTGTCCTAAGGCCTTGGTCGTTAACATTCCGTGCAAAAATAGAGCCCTGTGGGACGCCCTGCTGTTGTTGCTAAAGACCTCCAGACCCACCGAGGAGCATTTCTGGCGTAAATATCTCA GAGTGCCCGTgggtattttcattttgaagGTGATGATGGGCACATGGAGGTTCTGGGAACGGGAGGAGTTCGACGACTTATTCGACAACACCGTCGAGTATAGAGTCAACATTGGCAAACAAGTAGTTGCACAACCTAGTATTGTGATACCAGATACGACGTTGGAGGATGAGTTTGTACCCTTAGTGATCCACATGAGATCGGACAATCCGCCAACCAAAGAAACGTTGACATTAAATGCGAAACACGGAAGGGAAAACCGGGATTattctttgttgtttttggGTACCACCTTCGTTAACGAAGTTTGA
- the LOC109599674 gene encoding uncharacterized protein LOC109599674, translating to MQKKIADEDFRARINSLSILGSTLSLRLPAVIERKYLEHNDVRIYPAAVVMENAFEMKQFSEKIVIKNCGRTMANVRILSPNSNYFALHTIPNGISIAPGVEIVRYIKHEYRAQTSLQQVTFPILINDFEISYNIIVSVPQVVVSLDTDRLDYGKLDVGDSDRKTVTLTNTGHKSGQYHVDIVHSLELQIMVCPKKGIVPALKSVTIDIEVIAMRPGKYLREVWIKTEPLQRVLISLEIIAPELLPMHPQTDYHITIIDFPRIYFGSSCTKSLVINNHSALPTMFYVMAEVEGQLMEVEKAAEEDANYVLFTISCVEGRIAPHGAIIIEIKFSPRKSLVARNKTPIGLIRIIKIPFRDITAKDNRNFSKLTVQTKFFIASFPEYISAIPEDDTTPSAKTEPWMLQK from the exons ATGCAGA AGAAAATCGCTGACGAAGATTTCCGTGCCAGGATAAATTCGCTGAGTATTTTGGGCTCCACGTTGTCGTTGCGTTTGCCCGCCGTAATAGAACGTAAATACCTGGAGCACAACGACGTACGCATCTATCCAGCAGCCGTAGTGATGGAGAACGCCTTCGAAATGAAGCAGTTCAGTGAAAAGATCGTGATAAAGAATTGCGGAAGAACCATGGCCAACGTACGCATATTGTCGCCCAATTCTAAC TACTTCGCCTTGCACACCATACCCAATGGCATAAGCATTGCTCCGGGCGTAGAAATTGTGAGGTACATAAAGCACGAGTACCGTGCCCAAACGTCTCTTCAACAGGTCACCTTTCCCATCCTCATAAACGACTTCGAGATAAGCTACAATATTATTGT CTCGGTTCCTCAAGTTGTTGTGAGTTTGGACACGGATCGTTTGGATTACGGCAAGCTGGACGTCGGAGACTCCGACAGAAAAACCGTAACACTCACTAACACGGGGCACAAATCGGGCCAGTACCACGTAGACATTGTGCACAGCTTGGAACTGCAAATAATGGTCTGCCCCAAGAAAGGAATAGTGCCA GCTTTGAAAAGCGTAACCATAGACATAGAGGTAATTGCAATGAGACCTGGAAAGTATCTAAGGGAGGTTTGGATTAAAACTGAGCCTTTACAAAGGGTTCTTATTAGCCTTGAAATTATAGCACCGGAACTGCTACCAATGCATCCCCAGACTGATTATCACATAACCATTATAGACTTTCCtagaatttattttggaaGCAGTTGCACCAAAAGTTTGGTGATTAATAACCACAGTGCTTTGCCCACTATGTTTTATGTCATGGCTGAAGTTGAAGGACAACTCATG GAGGTTGAAAAAGCTGCAGAAGAGGATGCAAATTACGTTTTGTTTACTATTTCATGTGTGGAGGGGAGGATTGCTCCACATGGTGccataataatagaaataaa GTTTTCTCCACGTAAAAGTCTTGTAGCCAGGAATAAAACGCCAATCGGCTTAATTCGCATCATCAAAATACCTTTTAGAGATATTACAGCCAAAGATAACCGTAACTTCAGCAAATTAACagttcaaacaaaatttttcattgcaTCATTTCCAGAATATATTTCAGCTATTCCAGAAGATGATACTACGCCA tcaGCAAAAACAGAACCCTGG ATGCTTCAGAAATGA